In Macadamia integrifolia cultivar HAES 741 chromosome 5, SCU_Mint_v3, whole genome shotgun sequence, a single window of DNA contains:
- the LOC122078188 gene encoding uncharacterized protein LOC122078188 codes for MGEALMQGQSTAVDKTANVVLDIESLLQLTDKSSGSPKMTRKLSRKGSFRIERRCHAEEEDIDEPSKKILLKVYSQLEPLKQPLITTKACTTATTIATLNGPNLMEASDGRSKRLNRLISPNPRKILLFFATVSSIGTMILIYFTLAIKRKVEHQGG; via the exons GCAG GGTCAATCTACAGCAGTGGATAAAACTGCTAATGTCGTGTTGGATATTGAGAGCTTACTACAGTTGACAGACAAAAGCTCAGGAAGCCCAAAAATGACT AGAAAACTCTCACGAAAAGGTTCTTTTCGGATAGAGAGACGGTGTCATGCTGAAGAGGAAGATATAGATGAACCATcaaaaaagattcttttgaaag TGTATTCGCAGTTGGAGCCACTGAAGCAGCCATTGATCACTACCAAAGCTTGCACAACAGCCACAACCATAGCCACCCTCAATGGTCCTAATCTCATGGAGGCAAGTGATGGGCGGAGTAAGAGACTCAATCGCCTTATATCCCCCAATCCAAGGAAgatccttctcttctttgcaACAGT GTCCAGCATTGGCACGATGATTCTCATCTACTTCACACTGGCCATTAAAAGAAAGGTTGAGCATCAGGGAGGGTAG